Proteins encoded in a region of the Bicyclus anynana chromosome 27, ilBicAnyn1.1, whole genome shotgun sequence genome:
- the LOC112048852 gene encoding protein suppressor of hairy wing-like, translated as MDIDDYDALPDDATCSVCFAEFLDKEDLEVHIRQIHLNKATQPRFCDICTQIFPDIEEFALHIRNVHLATILCCKYCTRMYKSNTELVEHEKAHKATVLYPKISCSQCKCMFEHKNEVKDHELKEHRDSNHGIMSKEVLPILSSLLCMNAVDFLAAPFYNFPYNCRVCDITTIDINVYLQHFVDNRCRCYTCDKCCKVFTSKFNLGVHLKLLHGNAPVIDKKCPKCKLPYKGRLMLHLKTCKGMTCGLCDLTFKSVTDFTNHRIKHQSQALACEYCIYCQRQMIGSVMQKHIDRAHKNEVHLYKYHCTDCKRVFKHPKLLFAHFYSKHKDLHPYTCKICDKKFRIRKSFTLHIKLTHKSVGSVKFDSNFHVFFTDNESAKQSLSDVSQINASENNDDGVSLENDDQAHKDSVDSNQDNIIDGKNMEVCDNEVEIQSEEVDLELSNDKNDEMSTEVESPSKINDKVVEETINIEFQMENVDNDNIINKNITNNSDIDVKTDERHVKKIAVKRRRSFSKKVKDNITDNDISSDDSDIPLKVICDRRKSGRKFKRVSKGPWNPPKNKNFICKTCNKNCYTYQNYHRHIALHVKNETKVCIKCHKKFSSVNKLNKHIKNEHSSSKLTETLKKLLEKRKNTEIKQNNATPIPIETLDDQPILSTSEKFRNTIKKVAISRSDTKATIKLVDKDKISVKKYLESFTPDTNDIKITMIKSATTCDAKKIRRPFIKLTKFTPDNISNTQVKLKMPVKFADDLNEKFQVSIKLVSNYVPPSMKFINKPHFINDETFDEPEYTDTYEPEEVEEPIPEVAQEVSLVGTEESRNFVHTIDLKNLSEWHKNIKIAHPTTVAPFFKISKVFLGNDEKFTLAPEEIEPPPPPKDITLANGKKLVRANPFAHLLDTKTIDELKKTKKKKYTYYKPRLTNVAEALTKAMQKLEGGSLNKKKKKQ; from the coding sequence ATGGATATTGACGACTATGATGCGTTGCCTGACGACGCTACATGTAGCGTTTGCTTCGCCGAATTCCTGGACAAAGAGGATTTAGAGGTCCACATACGACAGATTCATCTAAACAAAGCTACGCAGCCTCGTTTCTGTGATATATGCACTCAAATATTCCCTGATATCGAGGAGTTTGCGCTACATATCCGAAATGTCCACTTGGCTACTATTCTGTGTTGCAAATACTGCACTAGGATGTATAAATCCAATACGGAGTTAGTAGAACACGAAAAAGCTCACAAAGCAACTGTTTTGTACCCAAAAATATCATGTTCCCAATGTAAATGTATGTTTGAACATAAAAATGAAGTGAAAGACCATGAATTAAAAGAGCACAGGGATTCGAATCACGGTATCATGTCCAAAGAGGTTTTACCAATACTTTCATCGTTATTATGTATGAACGCTGTGGATTTTCTCGCTGCACCGTTTTACAATTTCCCGTACAATTGCAGAGTGTGTGATATAACAACCATAGATATAAATGTGTATCTGCAACATTTTGTTGATAATAGATGTCGATGTTACACTTGTGACAAATGCTGTAAAGTATTTACATCTAAATTTAATCTTGGCGTCCATTTGAAACTATTACATGGAAACGCCCCTGTTATTGATAAGAAGTGTCCTAAATGTAAGTTGCCATATAAAGGTCGGCTTATGTTGCACTTAAAAACTTGTAAGGGCATGACATGTGGGCTGTGTGACTTGACGTTTAAATCGGTTACCGATTTTACGAATCACAGAATCAAGCATCAGTCACAAGCATTGGCGTGCGAATATTGCATATACTGTCAACGACAGATGATTGGCAGCGTCATGCAGAAGCATATAGACAGAGCTCATAAAAACGAGGTTCATTTATACAAATACCATTGTACAGATTGTAAAAGAGTTTTTAAGCATCCCAAATTACTGTTTGCACACTTTTATTCAAAACACAAGGACTTGCATCCATATACTTGTAAGATATGTGATAAAAAATTTCGAATTCGCAAATCTTTTACACTCCACATCAAGTTAACTCACAAAAGTGTTGGTTCTGTTAAATTTGACAGTAATTTCCATGTATTTTTTACTGAtaatgaatctgctaaacagAGTCTTTCAGATGTAAGTCAAATTAATGCATctgaaaataatgatgatggagtAAGTTTAGAAAATGATGATCAAGCTCACAAAGATTCAGTTGACTCAAATCAAGACAATATTATAGACGGTAAAAATATGGAGGTATGTGACAATGAAGTTGAAATTCAATCGGAAGAAGTTGATCTTGAACTCTCAAATGATAAAAATGATGAGATGTCAACAGAAGTTGAAAGTCCcagcaaaataaatgataaggTTGTCGAAGAGACTATTAATATTGAGTTTCAGATGGAAAATGTAGACAATGACaacataatcaataaaaatattacaaataatagTGATATTGATGTAAAAACAGATGAAAGGCATGTAAAAAAGATAGCAGTGAAACGCAGAAGAAGTTTTAGTAAAAAAGTCAAAGACAACATAACAGACAATGACATATCCTCTGATGATTCAGACATACCACTAAAAGTGATATGTGATAGAAGGAAATCAGGGAGGAAATTTAAAAGAGTTTCCAAAGGCCCGTGGAATCCACCAAAGAATAAGAACTTCATATGTAAAACGTGTAACAAAAATTGCTACACATATCAAAACTACCACAGACATATAGCATTACATGTTAAAAATGAAACCAAAGTGTGCATCAAATGTCACAAAAAATTTTCTTCAGTGAACAAActtaacaaacacataaaaaatgaGCATTCATCCTCAAAATTAACAGAAACGTTAAAAAAGCTGCTGGAAAAAcgtaaaaatacagaaataaaacaaaataatgcaaCACCAATACCAATAGAGACACTGGACGACCAACCAATATTATCGACAAGTGAAAAATTCCGCAACACTATAAAAAAGGTTGCCATTTCAAGAAGTGATACTAAAGCCACAATAAAACTAGTAGACAAAGACAAAATatcagtaaaaaaatacttggaaAGCTTCACACCagatacaaacgacataaaaattacaatgatCAAAAGTGCAACCACTTGTGATGCGAAGAAAATTAGACGACCATTTATAAAGCTAACAAAATTCACTCCAGATAACATATCAAATACacaggtgaaattaaaaatgccAGTCAAATTCGCAGATGATTTGAATGAGAAGTTTCAAGTGAGTATAAAACTTGTATCAAATTATGTGCCACCGTCAATGAAGTTCATTAACAAACCACACTTCATCAATGATGAAACATTTGATGAACCTGAATATACTGATACATACGAACCTGAAGAAGTAGAAGAACCAATACCAGAAGTAGCACAAGAAGTAAGTTTAGTAGGCACAGAAGAATCAAGAAACTTTGTTCACACAATAGACTTGAAGAACTTGTCGGAATGGCATAAGAACATTAAGATTGCACATCCGACGACTGTGGCtccatttttcaaaatatcgaaAGTATTTCTCGGTAACGATGAAAAATTCACATTGGCTCCAGAAGAAATTGAACCTCCACCGCCACCGAAGGATATAACTTTAGCGAATGGTAAAAAATTGGTTAGAGCAAATCCATTCGCACACTTACTAGATACTAAGACAATAGATGAATTGAAAaagacaaagaaaaagaaatatactTACTACAAACCGAGATTAACTAACGTAGCTGAAGCTTTAACGAAAGCTATGCAAAAGTTAGAAGGTGGTtcgctaaataaaaaaaagaaaaagcagTAA